GGCCATCATGAGCGCGCGCACCATCGAAAACTGGAAGGACCGGATGATTACCATCTTCGTCACGCCCTTGATGAGCTGCTCGGCCCGGATTCCGGTGTATACGGTGCTGATAGGCCTAGTGGTGCCCGACGAGCCGGTACTGGGGATTTTCAATTTGCGCGGCTTTGCCTTAATGGGGCTGTACTTGCTGGGCTTCCTGGCCGCCATCTTATCGGCGTGGGCCATGAAGGCACTGATGAAAACCAAAGAGCGCAGCTACTTCATCATGGAGTTTCCGGTGTACCGCTGGCCACGCTGGAAAAACGTGGGCATCACCATTGTGGAGAAGGTAAAAGCCTTTGTTTTTCAGGCCGGTAAGGTTATTCTGGCCATTTCCATACTGCTCTGGGTGCTGGCTTCCTATGGCCCCTCCGATCAGCTGGAACAGGCCGAAAAACGAGCCAGGACAGAAGGACAGGCCAAAGGCCTAACGGCTACTGAAATTGATTCGCACGTGGCATCACAGAAGCTGGAGAGCTCCTACGCTGGCCACTTTGGGCACCTGATTGAGCCGGCCATTCGGCCGCTGGGCTTCGACTGGAAGATTGGCATATCCTTGCTTACTTCTTTCGCAGCCCGCGAGGTGTTCGTCGGAACGATGTCGACCATCTACAGTGTAGGCCAGGATGCGGATCAGCTGACGGTGCAGCAGAAGCTGGCGGCCGAGAAAGATGCCAATGGCCAGCCGTTCTTCACGCCGGCGCGGTCCTTTTCCTTGCTGATATTCTATGTGTTTGCGATGCAATGCATGAGCACGCTGGCTGCCACGTACCGCGAAACCAAAGGCTGGCAGTGGCCCTTGATGCAATTGCTCTACATGACTGGCCTAGCGTACTTCTCCTCGCTGCTGGTGTATCAACTCATGAAGTAATACTGGCCTACAAGCCATGTAGCAACCGAGCCTCTGCGGTCAGTCCACCAAGACTAACCACAGAGGCTCAGTTGCTAAAGCAGTGGCGCGGTTACTTACCAATCAGGAAAACGGCGGGCTGCTTATGGATTTCGGGCAGCTTGCCTTTCCAACCGGCCACCGTGTCAGTCCGGACATACTCGTTCTCGGCGGTGAGGCTGGCCGCGATGCACAGGCGCGTGCCTGGGTGCAGCGTGGTCAGGAGGTCTTCCAGCAGCGGCATGTTGCGATACGGCGTCTCGATGAAAAGCTGGGTCTGATGCTGGGTCAGGGCCTGTTTTTCCAGCGTTTTGATGGCGGCCATGCGCTGGCTGCGCTCAATGGGCAGGTAGCCGTGAAAGGCAAAGCTCTGCCCGTTCATGCCGGAAGCCATCAGGGCCAGCAGGAGCGAAGAGGGGCCTACGAGCGGCACCACCCGAATGCCCACTTGGTGGGCCCGGCGCGCCAGCTCCGCGCCGGGGTCTGCAATGCCGGGGCAGCCGGCTTCTGAAATTACGCCGGCATCTTGGCCATTGAGCACAGGCTCCAGCGCCGCCTGAATTTGGGCTTCGGTGCTGTCTTTATCAATCACGCTGATGCGCAGGCTCTCGATGACGTGCTGCGGAGCCACACTTTTGATGAAGCGCCGCGCCGTACGCGCATTTTCTACCAGAAAATACGTCAGGTCTGCGCAGGTACTCCCGATCTGAGGCGGCAGCACCTGCGTAGCTGTATCCTCGGCCAGGATGGTAGGAATGAGATAAAGCGTGCCTTTCAAGGGAGAAATTTAGTAGGAAGGGAAAGCTGAAATGCTGTGAAAAGATGGCCAGAGTGGCCTAGAGGCTAGCTTGGCCTAGCCCTGTGTAGCAAACGCCTGCACCAGCGAAAATACGGCGTCGGGCGCTTCGGCATGTACCCAATGGCCAGCATTCACAACGGTTTCAACCTGAGAATTGGGGAAAATGGCCGGAATGCCATACAGCTTGTCTTCGGTTGTGATGTAGTCTGATTTGCCGCCCCGGATGAACAGCGCCGGCTTCAGAAACGGTTTGTCGCTGCTGATTTCGGCGCCCAAATCCTCCATGTGTTCCGTTAGGGCGGCCAGATTTTGCCGCCACGCAAACGTGTTGTCTTCTTGGCGGTACAGGTTCTTGAGCAGGAACTGCCGGACACCGGGCTGCGGCACATGTTGGGCCAACGCTTCTTCAGCCTGTTGCCGGCTTTCGAGTGTGGCAACCGGAACGGCATTCAGGCCAGTCAGAATATCATCCTGGTGATGCATGGTGGAAGCACGCGGCGCAATATCTACTACCACCAACCGCGCCAACCGGTCCGGGTAATCCAGCGCAAAGCGCATGGAGGCTTTGCCGCCCATGCTATGGCCTAGCAACGTAGTGGTGGCGCCATCCAGCTGCAGATGGTCGAACAGGCCTAGGATATCCTGCGACATGAGCTCGTAGGAATGCTCGGCCGAGTGGAAGGAGCGGCCGTGGTTGCGCAAATCGGCTACGATAACGCGGTGGCCAGCTTCGGCCCAGCGCCGGGCCAGCGTCTGCCAGTTATCAGAGAAACCAAATAGACCATGAAGAATAACCAGAGGAGCGCCCTGGCCCATTTCGCGGAAGTGAAGAAGCATAGCCAGAAATACGGTAGTGAGGCGGCAAAGGTCGGAAGCCGGCGCCACAAACGTGCGCGTTCCTTACTCGTAGCGGGCCGCCGGCAGCGTTACGGAAACAGTAGTGCCCTGGCCCTCGGTGCTTTCAATGTGCAGCACGCCGCCCTGCCGCTGCGCGAAAGCACGGCACAACAGCAGGCCTAGGCCAGTGCCCGAACGCGGACCGTACTTAGGCAGAACAGGAGTATTGGTGTCCTGAAGGCCTTTTAGCTGTTCCGGCGTCATGCCGGAGCCTGTGTCCGCCACACTCAACTGAACAACGGCCTCCGCCGACGTGCTGGCCAGCAGCTGAATGCTGCCTTCGGGCGGTGTAAACTTCAGCGCATTGCCGATAAGGTTGCGCAGAATAGTGCGCGTCATGTGCGGATCGGCCCACACTGCTAGGTTAGGGGCGTAATCAATGCGCAACGAAATCTGCTTGGCCTCGGCAGAAGCGCTATACAGACTCACCATCTCCACCAGCAGCTCCGACACGGGCAGGCGCGCCGGTCGGAAGGCCAGTTCACCGGTCTGGCTGACGGCCCAGTTCAGCAGGTTGTCGAGGAGGCTGTTCAGGTTCTGGGCGGCCTGACGTACCATATCAGGCAGGCGACGCAGGCCCTGCTCATCACCACGCTGCAAGTAGAAGTCAATCAGCTCCGTAACGCCCGCAAAGGAAGTCACGGGCCCGCGTAAATCGTGGGCTACAATGGCGTAGAGGCGGTCTTTTGAGGCAGCCAGCTGGCGTAGCTCGTGGGTGGCTTCCTGCAGCGCTTCGTTGTTTTTGGCAAGCGCCGAGCGGCTTTGGCGCAGCTGGGTATACAGGATAGCCATGCCGCCCAGGCCGAAGAGGAGCAAGGCTACGGCGCCCCAAAGCTCACGGTTATGGCGCTGGTCGGTCTGGCTGCGTTGAGTTAGTAGCCGGATCTGATATTCTTTCTCAGCCGTCTCGTAGCGTGTTTGTAAGGCGGCCAGCGTCTGGAGTCGGGAGCGGCTGTTGAGGCTGTCGTTGAGCTGCTGGTAGCGGGTTTGCCATTCGAACGCTTTCCCGAACTGCCGCCAGGTAGCATGAATTTCCGACAGCAGCTTGTAGGCCTCCAGTACGCCTTCTTTGTAGTCAATTTGCCGCGCTGTTTCCAGCGCCCGGCGCGTGAGCTGTTCTGCTTCCGTAATCTTTCTTTTTTGAATCAGGACGGAGGCCAGCATTTCCAGGTTGCCCGCCTCGAAGCGGGGGCGGGCCAGGGGCTCAATCAGCGTGATGGACTCCCGAAGAAGGCCTTCGGCCGTATTGAGCTGGCCCATCTGCTGATAGTAAGAGCCCATATCGGCCAGATACAGGGATTCGCCTGCCAGGTCGCCGGTAGTGCGGGAGAGCTGCAACGCCCGGCGGGTGTACAGTAAGCCTTCTTCCTGCTTTTGGAGGCTGAAATACAGGTTGCCGAGGTTGCCAAATAACAGGATCTGCGTGTGAGGCCGCACACCGGGCTGGTAGGCCAGGTCCAGCGCCCGCCGATAGTTCAGCAGGGCCGCGGTGGTATCGTTGCGCTCGTGATGGACGCCACCCATGCCCGTGTAGCTACGCACCATGCCATCGGTATTGCGCAAGCGGCGGGCCAGCGACAGGGCTTGCTGCTGGAGCTGCAACGCATGAGGGCCTTCGGAAAGATTGGCGTAGCAGCTACTGAGCACCAGCAAACTCCGGAGCAGGCCGGGCTGGTCGTGGAGGCGGCGGGCCAGCGTTACGGCCTGTTCGCCGTAAGTCAGCGCCTGGCTGGGGGCCGAGTCGTGGAGCTCATAGCACAGCAACGCCAGCCGTCGTACCCGGCCGGTATCGGCCGGTTGGGTAGCTAGCTGACGTTGGATAGCTTCTACATTTGGCTCCAGGCTGGTTTGTCCAAATCCTGGAAATACAATGAGCAGCAACCACAAAAGCAAAAAGCGCTGCATCAAATCAAATAAGCACAAAGAGAGGTCTACAAATATATAGAGCTATACGCTAGTTATACCGAGTTAAAATCAGGTTTCATCGAATAATATACCGATAGCACGGTAGCCTATCATCTTGAACGCCAAATTCTTTCATCTCGTGTGTAGACACACCTTTTAAAGTGCCAGCCTGACTGACCTAGACGATGCAGAACCAGCGCTGCCGGTGTTCCAGTGGTGTATTGCGCAAGAATTCTGCTACCGGTGCAAGCTTGGTAAGTAAGGACGTAAGTGTGAGCACCTCACCGGTCTGCAAGTGCAGTTTCAGGTACTCATAATTGCTCCAAAACATGCGGCGCGAGGTGCAGGTTACCCATTCTACCCGCACCAAGTCGCTTTTGGAGAACGGGATGCGCACTCGCTCTTCGTACACTTCCAGTACGTTTTGTTTAGGGTCGAAGACCAGGGTAGTGTGCAGGTTGCGGGCGTAGTATTGGGCGTGCAGCAGTAGGGCAGGCAGGGAAAATCCCAGCACCACAGAAGCCAGCAGGATAAGCAGCACCAGCTCGTAGGTGGATATGGTGCCTATGTAGAAGAAGGACATCAGAAACGGCATGCCTACGCCCAAGCATAGGAGCGGCCAGAAAGCCAGGGCAAATTGCCGCAAAAATGTAGGCCGGTACACGCGGCTTTTGCTGGCGAAAAAGCTGGTGATAAAGCGCAAGCCTACCGCCATAAGCGTGATGGCGGCCGCTGCTTCCAGCAACGGCCGCAGAAAAGGAATCAGCTTCACAAGGGGAGTGGCCTAGCGCACCGAAATCCAGGGCTCCCCAGCAACGTGCTCGCGCAACCGGCCAAAGGTCTCCAGCTGCAAGCCGTACTGCTCGAAAATAGCCTGTACCTCGGCCTCGCCGCCGGGCTCCACGCACACCAGCAAGCCACCGGAAGTCTGCGGGTCGCAGAGCCAGGCGCGCTGCTCGTCGGTGATTTTGCCAATTTTATGGCCGTACGAATCCCAGTTGCGAACCGTGCCGCCGGGTACGGAGCCCTGGGCACGGTACTCCTCGGCCTCCGCAATAAGGGGTACTTTGCTGAACTCCACCTCTGCCGTGAGGTTGCTGCCTTCGCACACTTCGGAAAGGTGGCCTAGCAGCCCGAAACCCGTAACGTCGGTCATGGCGCGCACGGCGGCAACCTGGCCTAGCGCCTGCCCAATCTTATTGAGCTGCATCATGCTGTGCGGGGCCAGTTGCTCGTGCTCGGGGCGCAATATGCCGCGCTTCTGAGCCGTGGTGAGCATGCCTACGCCCAAAGGCTTGGTGAGGTAAAGCTCGCAACCGGCCGTAGCGGTGTCATTTTGTTTGAGATTTTTGATGTCGAGCAGGCCCGTAACCGCCAAGCCAAAAATGGGCTCCGGCGAGTCGATGCTGTGGCCGCCAGCCAGCGGGATGCCGGCTTCGGCGCAGATGCTGCGGCTGCCTTCAATTACGCGGCGCGCTACTTCCGGCGCCAGCTTATCAATAGGCCACCCCAGCACAGCAATGGCCATGACGGGCCGGCCGCCCATGGCGTACACGTCGGAAATAGCATTGGCCGAGGCAATGCGGCCGAAATCGTAGGCATCATCCACAATCGGCATGAAAAAGTCGGTGGTGCTGATGATGGCCTGCCCTCCGCCGATATCGTACACGGCGGCATCGTCGCGGGAGGAGTTGCCTACCAGCAGCTTGCTGTCATGGGGTTGCGGAATGCTGGTGTGCAGAATCTGATCCAGCACCTTGGGCGCAATTTTGCAGCCGCAGCCCGCGCCGTGGCTGTACTGGGTCAGGCGGATCTGGTCGGTGGTTTCGGAAGTAGCGGACATAGGAGCAGAGGTGTTGCGGATTAGTTAGTATTCCCAGTTGGCGTTTTGCAGCACCACCCGGTAGCCATCGGGGTCTTCGAACGTGAGGCCCTGCAGGTCCCAATAAGGATTGTAGGCCACTACCGGCGCAAAACCGTGCGCCTGCATTCGTTCGATGGCGGCCTGCCATTCCGGGCGGTTCGGCAGGTAAAATACGAGTAAGTGTTCGGCAGAAGGTGCAAGTGGTGCCGAGTGGTGGTGTTGCACCGTAAACTCTAAGTGGTACGGTGCCTGCGGGTGGCCTAGCATTACGCCATCAAACCCATCATGATTGGAAAAA
The Hymenobacter gelipurpurascens DNA segment above includes these coding regions:
- a CDS encoding SAM-dependent methyltransferase, whose protein sequence is MKGTLYLIPTILAEDTATQVLPPQIGSTCADLTYFLVENARTARRFIKSVAPQHVIESLRISVIDKDSTEAQIQAALEPVLNGQDAGVISEAGCPGIADPGAELARRAHQVGIRVVPLVGPSSLLLALMASGMNGQSFAFHGYLPIERSQRMAAIKTLEKQALTQHQTQLFIETPYRNMPLLEDLLTTLHPGTRLCIAASLTAENEYVRTDTVAGWKGKLPEIHKQPAVFLIGK
- a CDS encoding alpha/beta fold hydrolase; amino-acid sequence: MLLHFREMGQGAPLVILHGLFGFSDNWQTLARRWAEAGHRVIVADLRNHGRSFHSAEHSYELMSQDILGLFDHLQLDGATTTLLGHSMGGKASMRFALDYPDRLARLVVVDIAPRASTMHHQDDILTGLNAVPVATLESRQQAEEALAQHVPQPGVRQFLLKNLYRQEDNTFAWRQNLAALTEHMEDLGAEISSDKPFLKPALFIRGGKSDYITTEDKLYGIPAIFPNSQVETVVNAGHWVHAEAPDAVFSLVQAFATQG
- a CDS encoding sensor histidine kinase, which produces MQRFLLLWLLLIVFPGFGQTSLEPNVEAIQRQLATQPADTGRVRRLALLCYELHDSAPSQALTYGEQAVTLARRLHDQPGLLRSLLVLSSCYANLSEGPHALQLQQQALSLARRLRNTDGMVRSYTGMGGVHHERNDTTAALLNYRRALDLAYQPGVRPHTQILLFGNLGNLYFSLQKQEEGLLYTRRALQLSRTTGDLAGESLYLADMGSYYQQMGQLNTAEGLLRESITLIEPLARPRFEAGNLEMLASVLIQKRKITEAEQLTRRALETARQIDYKEGVLEAYKLLSEIHATWRQFGKAFEWQTRYQQLNDSLNSRSRLQTLAALQTRYETAEKEYQIRLLTQRSQTDQRHNRELWGAVALLLFGLGGMAILYTQLRQSRSALAKNNEALQEATHELRQLAASKDRLYAIVAHDLRGPVTSFAGVTELIDFYLQRGDEQGLRRLPDMVRQAAQNLNSLLDNLLNWAVSQTGELAFRPARLPVSELLVEMVSLYSASAEAKQISLRIDYAPNLAVWADPHMTRTILRNLIGNALKFTPPEGSIQLLASTSAEAVVQLSVADTGSGMTPEQLKGLQDTNTPVLPKYGPRSGTGLGLLLCRAFAQRQGGVLHIESTEGQGTTVSVTLPAARYE
- the selD gene encoding selenide, water dikinase SelD, giving the protein MSATSETTDQIRLTQYSHGAGCGCKIAPKVLDQILHTSIPQPHDSKLLVGNSSRDDAAVYDIGGGQAIISTTDFFMPIVDDAYDFGRIASANAISDVYAMGGRPVMAIAVLGWPIDKLAPEVARRVIEGSRSICAEAGIPLAGGHSIDSPEPIFGLAVTGLLDIKNLKQNDTATAGCELYLTKPLGVGMLTTAQKRGILRPEHEQLAPHSMMQLNKIGQALGQVAAVRAMTDVTGFGLLGHLSEVCEGSNLTAEVEFSKVPLIAEAEEYRAQGSVPGGTVRNWDSYGHKIGKITDEQRAWLCDPQTSGGLLVCVEPGGEAEVQAIFEQYGLQLETFGRLREHVAGEPWISVR
- a CDS encoding VOC family protein, with the translated sequence MIPKLRVARPTNALGPLLTFYRDGLGLTEICSFSNHDGFDGVMLGHPQAPYHLEFTVQHHHSAPLAPSAEHLLVFYLPNRPEWQAAIERMQAHGFAPVVAYNPYWDLQGLTFEDPDGYRVVLQNANWEY